The genomic interval CATCCTTTCTTACCCCTCCTCCTTCTTTCCTaatctgtttttctttacttCTGCTCTTAACTTTACCGGGGACTCTGGTTTGCCTTAATCAGTGCTAGAGACAGAACCAAATAAATTCAGCCTCTTGTCTTTTCAGAGGCAGAGCAGCTTCTCAGCCCTTGGGATCTTTTTGCACCCCATACCTGTGTGTGTCTGGCCTACTTGAGTCTGCTTGAAACCACCACCATCCTGCAAACCCCAGGCCTCAGCTTTGTGTGACCAAAGgcttccttttctcttcccttcaccctgttttgttttgtttgattcaTGTATTGCTTAACATCCTGCCTGATGGAAATGCTTGCTCACCACTTTCTCCTGGGGACACTCACAAGCTTTTATTAaactctttattaaaaaaaacaactgttcaCCAGAGGCTTCTGGCTCTGAAAATTGAGAGCTGTCTGATGAATATTTTTGATAGGTGTATATTGCCCAGGATTGAATCCTTCTAAGGGCCAAATAAGAGTGGATGGATCTTCtggagactttttttaaaagtgaaaaacatctagggggagggggaaaggattgAGTTGTGCCTGCGGAAAGGGAGTTTAACCCTTTCCATGATGCCATTTGCCAAGTCTACCTCTTCTGCAGCAACCAGTGGGCTTGTCCCCTGCAGTAATGCTTAGGCTCccttctgggagcaagcccaattggtggggggaggaaaataTGCCTGCATCAGACTTactccccattccccccccccaatcagactTGCTCTCAAATTGTAGCCCCTGTATCATCACAGGAGCTGCCTCTTGGGCCCAGTAGCTCCTCTGTCACCATTCCAGGCTGGGACTGGGAGGCACTACTTCTGGCAGCCCTGTAAGTCAGAGAGTGGGATGAAGAGAGACAGGAAATTGGGAAAAGGAGGACAGTGAGAACACCACACCTTGGAACTCTTTTGGCATATGAGGCTTTGAACTGGGTTGAGCATGTAACTCTTAAGGGTGTAACGTGTACTGTATGTGGCAACTGGCAGATCACAGCTTGCAGTAGCATTGtgctttaggtcaggggtgtcaaacttgtttcatacaaagagatgaagttagcattcatggtgcctgctgagggctggaagtgacatctttaagcaggaagtgacatcataagcagATGACGGTTGGAAGTAAACACTTCTTTctcacacagaaattcattagctacaaataacagaagagaaaatgtgcaaaccttgttcatattttcaagataacgtgagagcccaatcatcacacTAGGAGATGATTATAACAGAGGCCAGATAAATtccttccaggggccacatttggcccacaggccttatgtttgacacacctgctttAGGTGAAGACTAGCTCTGTCCCCTCATTGATCTTGGGGTTCTGAGCCTCTGGAGACCAGACAGTCCTGTCCTGCAGGTATGCAGGACCTAAGCTGTTACACTTAGCAGATGAATAGGGAAACCCAGCAACAGATACAATGCCTATAACTAGATAACTAGGGTTACCAGTTACAAAGTGGGAcacagtgcctgtacctttaatcattgtatagaagagggaattttgtcatgtgcagctttttaaacccttctgtgttgagctgcacctgccaaaattccctcttctatacaatgtttaaaggtataggcactctgtcccactttgtatctggtaaccctttCAGCCCTCAGTTCAGTTGCAATGAAACATCTTTCACCTGTGTGATCCTTAGAACTTCTCTTGCCATCCTATAGTGCATCATTCTGGAAGCTGAAATGATGCAAGAATGGTATGATAAAATTAGATGCGCAAGCCTGTGGTCTCTGTGATCAACCCCCATTTTTATAATATGTGTACTGAAATCTTGTTTTCCCAGATTCCACAGATTTGTACCCATCTTTGGATGTGCTGAACAGTACTTGTCATGTGCAAAACCATGTGAATATAAACACCCGGCACACATTTTGATCAGGCTGTTGTGGGTTGCACGGAACTTGTTGCTGAGTAGTAGGTAAGTGTCCTTTCCCTACCCTGCACAGACACTGTACCACCCTTGGGATAGTCTTCTTTGATCTTGTAATTTTTCAAAGATATGGCTGTATAAACTACTCCAGTTTATGGTATTGATGATAGAGTATCTGCCAATCAAAtggtatttattcatttatccaAATATTGTATGCCACTTTTCTGCCTTTGAAAGGTTTCTGGTGGTGGCGTACCACACTTTTATTTGTATTCtttgatatatttttttaaacagacccaCCTTAAATTCATATGGGAAAAGACTGTGCTTTAAATATCCTGGTCCCGGGCCATTATAACCAACaatttgaattgagcccagaaacagaCTAGTTGCCAAATAGGATGGTACAAAATAAAGGTGATATGATGATCTGGCAATTTGCATTATAGTATAAGCTCATAACTATCATGGTAACTGAAACCAGTACAAACCCTACCAATAGGCAAGGAAAATGCCATTTTACTGTTACAACCGTTACTCAGGTTGTCTGATTTTGGGTGCATTAAAGGGCATCAACTTGCTAGATACTTCATTATTCTATTTTTTACTACAGGGTGCGGCACCATCATAGATTTTTCTATATCAGGCACCAGTATGACTTGGACTGGCCCAAGCTATAGCTGACAAAACTTTCTTAGTGTATGAATATGTTCCCCATCTTAGTGATGGAAACTTATCAGGCAATAGATCCATCACTTGATCAGTATCATCTCGTTTCTCAATTTAACACTGTTAAATTGACTCAAAGAGAGATCAGTTTCAGGCTTCCTGACATTACTAGGCTGTAGCTTCCCCAGCCTCTGTAAAAGACTATCTAGGGAGAGAGACCTATTGAGATGATTTAGATTATTTAAAGACAAGTATTCGCTAGACCTAATATGCCTGTTCcccagctcagtggttcccaagctgtgagccatgattccctgaggagctgcagaaaccagccaagggagccatggaatcctcgcaAGAAAACTACtggcctatacaatgtatagaattatagccctaatggggagccggagccagtaggtcaagagagccgtCAATTGAAAAATTTGGGAAGCAGTGTCCCCGCTATTGTTCATCTAAGCTCAGACCAAGTTGTGTCAGCACAACAATTAACTCTTGATTTTCCTCAACAGTGAAGGCTGATGTTGGGTCTGTgtgaaattaaaacaaataattggaTGCTGTCTGCCTAAaagaaggaggcagtggtgccAAGAGATAAATAGATATTGAGGCCCCCTGTAAAGCAATATCTGAACCGCAGCAAGGGAAACTAGTATTGACAGATACAGATTTGATCACAAGGATATTCTCATGAGTCATGCTGGTGTTTATGCATCCAAAGATGCCACTCAGGCTTGTAAGTGAAAGTGAAAGTAGTCTTATAAACTTTCGTTACATGTTTAATTTACAGGAAATAAGTCTCAGTGAGTCACTTGTTGTTTCCCTAGTAGTCATTCTATTTCTGATCATTGTGTTTAACCTAGGGAAAGCATGTTTTATTTAATGTCTGAGTACCTGCACAGTAGCGGTTTTTGTTTATACAGCTTTCCACCCCTGCAAGGTGATCCAAGAATAGTTAAAAACTGAACCTCTCGGTTTACTGCATCAGAGTGTATTGTTTCTTATAATAGCCAGGCATAACAATGCAAAGAACATAGTAGATAACTTATTCTTAGTGGTTGGATGGCCACAAGAGATTTTTTGAGGCGGGGTGAAATGGGACAACATGACATTAAATGTCCTTCCCAACTCTCTGCTGTTGCTGTCCTCTCAGGGCCTAACCTGAGCAAAGGGAAAATGGTTCCCTACTgcaacccccccacacacacacacacagaggaaatgCGCTGTGAGGCAGCCTGAGCCCTGGATGTAGATGTCACTAGTATTGGAGTTTCTCCTGGTACATACCAGAAGGCTCATTTCCTGTTGCTAAAGcatctaagacagtgtttcccaaactgtgagtcatgacccaatttttggtgggctgtggGCCCACTACAGCCAGAAGCAGCTTCCGAGTCATGCCGGTCCATGATCTGCATCATTGGCCGCatcacacctcagaaggccttgagAAAGCTGCCTGCAAGGCAGTTGGGGACATGATGCAGTGCAACCCTGCCAGTGATGTGGGCCAAAAGTGGCTTGTGCCCCGTATTGCCTTGCAGCTTCCTATTCACAGTGGGCCTGGGACCTACTACGGATGCTGAAGTGGGTCATGAAGGTAAGAAGACCTGCCGATCTAAGAGGGGCTGAGATAATCTCAGTCCATGTTCACTTCTCCTCAACTCTCTGGTACTTACAGAGCCTGCAGTGAACCCAGGAGATGGCATTGCAGTCTCCTAAGTAGAACTGTGCAACCTCTGTTTTCTGATATACATGAGACTGAttttgtgtggggtgtgtgttgtttttttaaaccaggtATTCAAGAGGAGAATGCAGCTGAAATTCCCAAGAATCATGGCTAAGCCCAGCGCAGGGCTACAGTGGCAGAGCTGCAGGCCATGCCTCTGGCTCCTGAGTCATCTCTCTCTGCCTGCTGGGTATATTGGTCTCCTGTTTTATGCTCTTGTCTGGGAAGCTGGGAATATTGTCAGCCTTCCCACCAAACAAATTGGCTTCTATAACTTTTGCCTATGGAACCAGAAAGCTGAAGAACTGGATTGCCTCCCCTTCAAGGACTTGGAGAAACTCGGTATTAGCAAGGTTGCTCTGGTGTTGTCAAGGGTCTGTGTGTATTCCACACCAGTCTTGTGCCTCTTTGTTGCCACTACTGTCCTGCAGGCCCTCTggtttaaagacaaagatgggtGGAAACTGGTCCGTAATCTGTTGGTTGTTGTTACTGTGATCTTGCCTGTTGGGCTTGCTTTATTTTCCCTCCAGACTCGGAGGTGGATTCACGTGTCTGAACTTGGTGAGGTTTTTGCAGCCCTAGCTGGGGCTCAGGTTTTGCTGTTACTTCATGAGATCATTACTGCCATGTACCTTGCACAGTTCAAAGATACCCTTTCCCCTGAAGAACTCTTCCCCCCGAAGGGGCCTCTTAGGAGTGTATGAAAGTGCCAAGTTTAAATAGTATTGTGGGGCAATAACTTTGAAAGTGCCTTCTGAACAACACCTGCATGAGAGACTCAGTATTTCGCTGGGTCAGATCCAATGTTGTGTTGGTCTGTTATGTACGTCCAGAAGCCAGGATGTATGTGGCTATCTGCAAAGTCTGTCAGTTGTAAAATTACAAGTATGAGTTTTTCTTTTTCCACCCCCACCTTACACTGCTGTTGGAAGAAATAAGGCCACCTGACAGGTGCCAAAAACAGGAGGCTGGGGCGCTACAATTTGCACTCAAGCACCTAAGTTACCTTCCTGACATATGAAATGCCAGGGTGGAATGGAAGGACAAGTTGGTACCCTGCAGAGACTGCCTTTTCAAGCTCTAAATTGAGAATGGGGATTACCATAGTATAAAATGAATGTGTTAAGGAAGAGTCGGGTTTACTAACACATGACCATTTATGTGGTTTTTTTGAGTACTGGGGCAGGAATGTTCCTGGATTGGTGTCCCTGCCAGACATGAAACTTGGTTAATTCTTTAAAAGGTGGAAGCAGTTACCTGATGTAGCTGATGTAGCTGCATTCAGGCTTTTCTCGGTGCCTAATTGCAATTCCCGCACTGTTTGTGATAAGTTATCAATAGGTGAGCTTCTTCTACAGGTATCCACAAATTCTGGCTTGGTTTATAAGCCAGTCATAATGTATAGTCAttaacacagtgtgccttgccatATCTTTGGGTACTTGCAAGAAGACCTGGGAGAGGCTGGGGTCCTCAGTTTCTGCCTGGGTATGAGGAAGGAACAGGAGTCACTCCTGCTTAGTGAGACTCCTGGACACTCTCATAGTCTTCAAACTGTAGTGCCAGTGAGACTTCTGGAGAGCGGGTCTGTTTGCTGGTGTGCCTCCTGCATGCCAGAGGACCAGGGTTCCTCATCGCAGGCAAGATGGATTTGTGGAGACCTGCTAA from Tiliqua scincoides isolate rTilSci1 chromosome 7, rTilSci1.hap2, whole genome shotgun sequence carries:
- the TMEM140 gene encoding transmembrane protein 140; this encodes MQLKFPRIMAKPSAGLQWQSCRPCLWLLSHLSLPAGYIGLLFYALVWEAGNIVSLPTKQIGFYNFCLWNQKAEELDCLPFKDLEKLGISKVALVLSRVCVYSTPVLCLFVATTVLQALWFKDKDGWKLVRNLLVVVTVILPVGLALFSLQTRRWIHVSELGEVFAALAGAQVLLLLHEIITAMYLAQFKDTLSPEELFPPKGPLRSV